Proteins encoded within one genomic window of Leishmania major strain Friedlin complete genome, chromosome 2:
- the DCP gene encoding putative dipeptylcarboxypeptidase (previous protein_id=AAZ10082.1) has translation MSANPLLQQSPLQYQHPPFDQITMEHYAPAFEQGMAEQMAEIEAIKSNPDAPTLENTVVALERSGAQLKRARLVFQNLCSAHTNPEMQNLEQAYAPKFSVHTDKIYLDGALYNRIKAVWDERASLAGEDLRLVEHYEREFRKAGAGLHDADKEKLKQVNERLATLESDFAKKVMGTRKTASLVVDNVAELEGLSEDEIATAQMEAESLGHPGKYALIIVNTTQQPLLASLRSRETRRRLFEASVQRAARGDENDTSAIIVEIAQLRLKKAKLLGRKCFAEWQLQNQMADPASAEALLRDMGNAAASKAKKEAADIKQMIREEGGDFELAPWDWRYYAERVRKQRYDLDENETKPYFELNNVLERGVFYTAAKLYGVTMRRRTDLPVYHPDVLSFEMFDCTGESLAIFCLDPYARASKRGGAWMTFYVRQSSLLGQKPVVYNVLNIVKPAEGKPTLLSRSDVTTLFHEFGHGLHGMLSNLKYSTLSGTSVARDFLEFPSQINEHWAMYDAVLKNYALHYETKEPIPQALVDRMKAAETYGAGFHTIEVVKAAYLDLCWHLVAEETAFLPPAQMEEAAMRSFGVGMTEVPPRYHSGYFMHTFSGGYASNYYVYQWARVLDCDGFEWFLENGGLTRENGDHLRACVLSVGNSVDANVAYEKFAGRKANMKAFLRINGLLDE, from the coding sequence ATGTCCGCCAAcccgctgcttcagcagaGCCCTCTGCAGTACCAACACCCGCCCTTTGACCAGATCACCATGGAGCACTACGCACCCGCTTTCGAGCAGGGCATGGCGGAGCAGATGGCGGAGATCGAGGCGATCAAGTCCAACCCTGACGCGCCCACCCTTGAAAACACAGTGGTGGCACTGGAGCGGAGCGGGGCGCAGCTTAAGCGCGCACGCCTGGTCTTCCAAAACCTCTGCTCTGCACACACGAACCCGGAGATGCAAAATCTCGAGCAGGCCTACGCCCCAAAGTTCTCCGTCCACACAGACAAGATCTACCTCGATGGTGCCTTGTACAACCGCATCAAGGCCGTGTGGGACGAGCGTGCCAGTCTCGCTGGTGAAGACTTGCGGCTGGTGGAACACTACGAGAGGGAGTTTCGCAAGGCCGGCGCCGGCCTTCACGACGCAGACAAGGAGAAGCTGAAACAGGTAAATGAGCGCCTCGCTACCCTCGAGAGTGATTTTGCCAAGAAGGTGATGGGCACGCGCAAGACCGCCTCGCTCGTCGTGGATAACgttgccgagctggagggcCTCAGCGAGGACGAGATCGCGACGGCTCagatggaggcggagagcctCGGCCACCCCGGAAAGTACGCATTGATTATCGTGAACACGACTCAGCAGCCACTGCTAGCGTCTCTGAGGAGCCGCgagacgcgccgccgcctgttcgaggcgagcgtgcagcgcgccgcacgcggtGACGAGAATGACACGAGCGCCATCATCGTGGAgattgcgcagctgcggctgaagaaggcgaagctgctCGGCAGGAAGTGCTTTGCGGAGTGGCAGCTGCAGAACCAGATGGCCGACCCGGCGTCCGCGGAGGCCTTGCTGCGCGATATGGGCAatgcggcggcgtcgaaggcgaagaaggaagCGGCTGACATCAAGCAGATGATTCgcgaggagggtggggaCTTTGAGCTGGCGCCCTGGGACTGGAGGTACTACGCGGAGCGAGTGCGCAAGCAGCGGTACGACCTCGACGAGAACGAGACGAAGCCGTACTTTGAGCTAAACAACGTGCTTGAGCGGGGCGTGTTCTACACGGCGGCAAAACTGTACGGCGTgacgatgcggcggcgcacggATCTGCCGGTGTACCACCCCGACGTGCTGTCGTTTGAGATGTTTGACTGCACGGGTGAGTCTCTTGCCATTTTCTGCCTTGACCCCTACGCGCGCGCAAGCaagcgcggtggtgcgtggATGACCTTCTATGTTCGCCAGAGCTCCCTCCTTGGCCAGAAGCCGGTCGTGTACAATGTGCTCAACATTGTGAAGCCGGCTGAAGGCAAGCCGACCTTGCTGAGCCGCAGTGACGTGACGACGCTCTTCCATGAGTTCGGCCACGGACTGCACGGCATGCTAAGCAACCTCAAGTACTCGACTCTTTCCGGCACAAGTGTCGCCCGCGACTTCCTCGAGTTTCCATCGCAGATCAACGAGCACTGGGCAATGTACGACGCCGTGTTGAAGAACTACGCCCTTCACTACGAAACCAAGGAGCCGATCCCGCAGGCACTGGTGGATCGCATGAAGGCGGCCGAGACATACGGCGCCGGCTTCCACACCATTGAGGTGGTCAAGGCGGCGTACCTCGATCTCTGCTGGCACCTGGTTGCGGAGGAAACGGCTTTTCTACCACCGGCAcagatggaggaggcggcgatgaggtCCTTCGGTGTTGGGATGACCGAAGTGCCGCCGCGCTACCACAGCGGGTACTTCATGCACACTTTCTCTGGCGGATATGCCTCGAACTACTACGTGTACCAgtggg